AAGGTTCAGTAACACCTTCGGTCCTATACATTGGAGGCAAATCAGCGGTTATATAGATATCGGAAGAATCCCTTTTAATCATTTCCTGAAGCAATTCTTTTATTTTCATCTTTTTTTACTCCTTTTAAATGGATGGAAATAGAAAATTATATTTCAAAATTCTTTAAGTAAGTGAAGCAGTCATAAATTGCTCCACTTCAGATTTTGAAACTAAATTCTTGGCTAACAATTCTTTGATTGCCTGGTCCATTGTTTGCATTCCAAATTTTTGGCTTGTTTGTATTATTGACGGTATTTGCGAAATCTTTGCCTCTCTTATTAGATTCCTGATAGCAGGAGTACCTATCATTATTTCAAGTGCCGCAACCCGTCCCTGACCGTCTTTTCTTTTGAATAGGTGCTGTGTGATTACCGCCTGAATAGATTCCGAAAACATTGCCCTAATCTGTCCCTGTTGCGCGGCAGGGAAAACATCGATGATTCTGTCTACTGTTTTTGGCGCGCTGGATGTATGAAGTGTCCCAAAAACAAGATGTCCTGTTTCTGCCGCAGTAAGGGCAAGCTGTATAGTCTCGAGGTCTCTCATTTCACCAACGAGAATTATATCAGGGTCTTCTCTGAGTGCTGACCTTAGTGCATTTGCGAAACTGTGTGTATGTGGTCCAAGCTCTCTTTGGTTAATGATACAATTCTTTGTTTTGTGGACAAATTCGATCGGATCTTCAATAGTAAGTATATGACCTTTGCGCTCTGAATTTATAAGGTCTATCATAGCGGCAAGTGTTGTCGATTTACCGCTGCCTGTAGGCCCTGTTACAAGGACAAGGCCTTTTTCTTTTCTCGATATATCTGCCAGGATTTTGGGGAGTTTCAATTCTTCT
This genomic interval from Candidatus Schekmanbacteria bacterium contains the following:
- a CDS encoding type IV pilus twitching motility protein PilT yields the protein MDISELLLFANEQGASDIHISAGEVPMLRIHGDIEKIEMPALSAEEVHDLLYDIFNDKQRKEFEENLEIDFSITMKDIARFRVNAFFQNRGPAAVFRTIPTKILSLEELKLPKILADISRKEKGLVLVTGPTGSGKSTTLAAMIDLINSERKGHILTIEDPIEFVHKTKNCIINQRELGPHTHSFANALRSALREDPDIILVGEMRDLETIQLALTAAETGHLVFGTLHTSSAPKTVDRIIDVFPAAQQGQIRAMFSESIQAVITQHLFKRKDGQGRVAALEIMIGTPAIRNLIREAKISQIPSIIQTSQKFGMQTMDQAIKELLAKNLVSKSEVEQFMTASLT